From the genome of Prunus persica cultivar Lovell chromosome G8, Prunus_persica_NCBIv2, whole genome shotgun sequence:
taaactggtttaattaattaatttaaaagataatcttcttttccacgtggcgtgccctgattggagacgaaaatatatgctcccacaaattGCATTCACAAACAGGTTCCTTCCCGTCAAGAACTAGCCCATCCAAGTAGGCTCTTCCATGCCCTGAGCCTTGCAGATTGCAATGTGCCCCTACGTAGTAAATAAAATTACGAAATTAAATAAgatagtaaaataaaaattgattggTTTTCAGATAGAGGCTTGCAGATTGCAATGTGCCCCTACGTAGTGCTTGTAGTTCAACTGGCGAACTCACAAGCCACTCAATTGGGCCACTTGCATAGCCCAATCCTAACTATTCTATTTCCAAGAGTAAGTCTTATAAAGACCTTCAAGGAACTCTAGTTTTCTAATGTGGGACTAATTTCAACTCAAACATGTTTGCAATGCCTTACAAAAACCAACATGTGATATCTTTTTTcgataattgaaatttcattaCTCGAAGAAGAACCAATTTTCCTAAGGAAGAAAGAGTCTATATGAGTCGGATATAAATCTTATATGTTTACCTCCAAAGGCGAATAATACATATCATAAAATTCTCAAATACCACATGGTATTAGAGGTAGTAGCACTCTTAAATTTTGATTACATGTCTTACAAAACATATAATTTAACCTTACATATTtacatacatataaaaaaatattcctAAATGACACTGTTTGACGAGAAGAACACGAATAAGAGAAGCTTCATGCCTCCCACAGAGCAAAATGGACAAGATTGTGAATTGAATTTCCATttgcttccttctttttcgTATGTATTTTGCATTCTTTAATCAAAGGATAGTAGTTTGGACAAATATGTTTATTAAAGTATTCATGATGGAACTCAGAACCACAATTACTGTCCTCCATACCAAGGATTCCTGTACATATGCAAATCTATGATggcattttcttatttaatttgataGAATGTAAAGGTGATAATTATTAATAGACAAAACTCcacgggtgtggtctatttactctcGTTTTTTCACAAAGATCGaggaagatgagagagagagagagagaaggaagttCGAATAGTGAAGAATCAACCCGCGAATATTTCCCATGTGGAAATTTGCTCAAACACCTTCCACAGGGTGAAGTATTCATGATGCATCTCAGAACCACAATCACTTAGACTACAAATACCAAATAACATATGAACTCCACAATTTATTCGATTTTATAGAAtgttaaaaagagaaaaactgaCGATGAGTGTACGTAAAAAGTTgataattattcaatttaataatATGTACATATGTGGTGGAATTTTCTTATTCATTTGATAGACTGTGAACGTGATAATTGTTAATAGACAAGACCCCTTCTTAGGGTGCTCATCAGAGGCTTCTTGAGCTGCAAGAAATTGTTTGCATGGTTTTGCTGCTGTCTTTCTTCTGAGACCAACTGGGTTAGTCGCTGAATCAATATATCAAAGTCATCTTGGCTCCTTATGAGGCTGAGACGTACATAGCGGTCTGCAGCTGAAAATATGCTTCCGCTACGCCCAGTAATATTGGCTGCTTTGAGGACTTCATAGCAATCTGTATCCTCTTCCCTCTCACACTTCACCCACGCATATGCTGCCATGAGATTAAAATTGGTACAAATTAGCTAGGGCACGGAAGGTTCGCACTtcgaaaatataatataataacatttattatgagaagaaatttgggctgcattttggggtttttattTCCCACAACTAATGTATGGTACTCTCTCGACTAAGTCTATTAAGTGTGACACCATTAACACTCCTATTTTGTCCATTTGCATTACCCCTCTTATTTTAGTACTGTTGTAATGGAGAAACACTTACATGAAAAATGAACAGCACTATTTTGCTATAACTAGTCAATCACGGTATGTCATatgtgataattttttcacgTGGCAGACTGTGATTGACCGAAGATAACAAAACAGTGCTATCTCTGTTTTCATACAAATTTTTCTGATAGTAATGGGGTGAACAAAATGAGAACCAAAACATAAGAACAATTAAAGAAtataagggaaaaaaataagagtGTAAAAATTACTTCCCTACAAATGCAATGCATGTGTGAtgaaagtaatttttttttccttccttatTTTGCTTAGGCATGCGATGAAAGTTACACATGGAAGAAATTGcataaatagaaaatatagcTTGTGGGACAGAAACAATGTGTGTGAATAgtgaattgaattattgaactAATGTACATAATATTCCACATGCATAATCATGCATGGATGAAAATAacgttttgtttttcattctttttgcTTAAGCATGCGGTCAAAGTTCCACTTGGAAGAAATTGCATAAGGAGAAAAGGCAGATGGTGACAAAGAAAAGGTTGATGGtgacaaagaaaatatatgtgaACAGTGGATTGAATTATTAAactacttttgtttttatatggaaaaaaaaatcattattaaACTTATCTAACTCAAAGGGGGTATAATCGACATTTTGTACTCAATTattgacaaagaaaatattcttGAATTAGTGGAGACATTACCTGGTGAGGGTCCTCTAATTTTCTTGAAATAAGTGCAGTATCGGGGTCCAAGTTTCTGCAGAGAAAATCGGTTTGACAAAGACAAGATTTTGCTCAAGCTTTCCCAGCGATTCCTCATGGTGTGGTATCCAAATTCAAAGATTTGCTTGCCTCTAGTTTCAAGCACCACATTGATAAGCTTCAAAGCTCTTAGCTGAGCATCTCGAGAAACACCCATGCTACTTGAACTCATATACTCCGTCATTTTTTGGTACACAGACTCGTTCTTTATCACTGCCCATCTGCACAAGGCCCCAACAATAGTAGTTAGTGAAGTGGGTGATATCTACTGCTAGTTGATGacatattcttcttttttttcctcaaatttTATTCTGTAGGAGATAGAGCGAAAATATATCGAAGAAAGAATGTGAAGGTGAAATTGTCCCACAATTGAAAAGTTAAGAGAAACTTAGCATATAGAAGGAGTTTGGCCACTTCCCGaattgccaattgattttggggtAGAACTTCGATCTCTTACATGATATCAGAGTTAGtgatataaaatttaaatcgACTAAgcattttaatttcttgtatTATTAAATGGTTGATATCGATTCGGTCGCAAATTAACTACTCTGATTTGTTTACTTTGGTTAGTTGAAACAGGTTTGGCCACACCCTTGGTGCGGTAACATCATGTATTAATACAATGTTACATAATGTGTTACATCAACATGAAAGAAAACCGGCCGccataaaaaaatatccaaTTGGAAAAGTCCAAAGAAGTGCAATAATGTGTGGTTGTTACGTACCCGAATCTAGAACCAGCATGACCAGTGAGTTTGGAAAGTGAGAATAGCATAAGATCATCATCAGCTGGATTCGGAATTGCTGTAAAATGTGGCCAGTAATAGACCCGATCATAAATTGCAGAGGCGTTGGGGCCGTGAAGAACTGCCTTATTCAGCTTTCCATCAGGATTGTTTGGTGAGGTTACAAACTCAATAACTTTGCCAGCTTCTGAAATGTTAAGAAATGAGGATGTGTCTCCTTCAAACCTGTAGTCCAATGATCGAAAAAATTCCGTTTGCGTTTTGTAAAGCTGTAAATTTCggacatcaaaattaaattttgttagAAAAGTTAATCATGCATATGGGATTCTAAGCAATTAGCAGGACTATTTGTAGGCACTAACTGATTATAAGCTGCAAGGAATTATAAAGCCAAATTCAGAAGTAATAAGAAATCGAACCCTGTAATAAGGAATTGTAGCTACAACACTTGCAGGTGAGGAGGAGTTGGAAGAATTATCAGAAGACAATGCATGAACTGCAGCATTGAGAAGTTGGGTTGAGCCAGCACCAAACACAATGTATCTTCCTTGAGTTACTGCATTTCCCACAGTGGAATGCAATTCACGGATGTGCCCCTCTAGCTCTGCTGAGATGTAAGAACCATCAGGGTAGCTATATCCCATCCGATGCCACCCTGCTACTAAAACTGCACTTTGGGCTGCATGTTGCATCCAAAATGGCTGCAAGAAATACGGGTCTCCACTGCCAAAAAAAGCAACATGAATATATGTATCATAAAAATCTTTCGGGCATGAGAGCGACGGATAGGGGGAAACCTGTCAGCATTTGCTGCACATTCAGTTACAAACTCAGAGCAATCTGGGCCTTCATAGCAAGAATTACACTCACAAACTGGTTCCTTCCCATCAAGAACCAACCCATCCAAATAGGCTGTTCCATGGCCTGAGCAAGGAATGGCTGCCACACGCTCAGCTTCTTCTGCTGCTCTTTTACTCCAAGTAAGTCTCCACTCTCCATCCACACAGAATTGGAAAACCAATAACAGATTAACAGCTATAGAAAGTGCCAAGATCACAAAGTAGGAGGAGCTTTGTGCCTTAGCCATGTTAATTAGTTTCTTATTTCCTTTCCTAGCTCTCTTAACTTAACATGCATATAGAGCCTTATATATCAACAGAAAGAGGACAAATTTAATACGTTACCAGACAGCCTtgacaaattcaaaattgagAATTTATATTAATCCATAGACGTCAAGgaatttttgtagaaattaattaactgGGAAAAAATTATAGCACCATATCAACCATAATTCTTGCACCATTATATGTACTTCCCCGCTACAAAATACGGTTTAACATTATCCGTTGTTTaaattgttgaagaatatTGAAGTTCCATATTAAAAACTTGATcaaatcaaaaaattatataataagtGGTTCCACTATTAATGACACTGAAGTCTTTTATGATAAAACCCCACACCTGCTAAACCAGGAAAACTTACTTGTAATTTCCAACAAGGTCCATCCTTCTAAACTTTAACATAAATCCTCGACGACTTTACCTAAGAAGGACAGGTATGTACCACTGTGCCAAATAGAGTTTGATATCATCTTTGGTTTGTTTTCCATTTAATTTGTTGatgactttgaaaagtctTATCTATGTTGGTAACCAAGAAAAATCATATGCCTATCTGTTTTTCGAGGAACCTACTTACTCTTCTTAAGCCAAAGTTAGAATTAACAAGAAAGTAATCGGAAATATTCATCGTATTAATATGTGGAAATCAAacacgaaaataaaaatattaatataatacaTTGGATTATAGGGTAGAACAAAATATTATCACGTTGCTGCTGACAATTGTACTCAAACCTCTGACCATTCACTTACGTCTGAATCTGGTATTTCTAGGATTCAGATATTCAAATAAGGGGTCCTGCTCTTGAAATAATTTCAATGTCTATATCAAAGTGATTTGAAATAATCAGTCGTTTAGACTTTAGAGTCCAAGAAGtactcttttaaaaataaataaaaatcttgtG
Proteins encoded in this window:
- the LOC18768710 gene encoding tryptophan aminotransferase-related protein 4, giving the protein MAKAQSSSYFVILALSIAVNLLLVFQFCVDGEWRLTWSKRAAEEAERVAAIPCSGHGTAYLDGLVLDGKEPVCECNSCYEGPDCSEFVTECAANADSGDPYFLQPFWMQHAAQSAVLVAGWHRMGYSYPDGSYISAELEGHIRELHSTVGNAVTQGRYIVFGAGSTQLLNAAVHALSSDNSSNSSSPASVVATIPYYRLYKTQTEFFRSLDYRFEGDTSSFLNISEAGKVIEFVTSPNNPDGKLNKAVLHGPNASAIYDRVYYWPHFTAIPNPADDDLMLFSLSKLTGHAGSRFGWAVIKNESVYQKMTEYMSSSSMGVSRDAQLRALKLINVVLETRGKQIFEFGYHTMRNRWESLSKILSLSNRFSLQKLGPRYCTYFKKIRGPSPAYAWVKCEREEDTDCYEVLKAANITGRSGSIFSAADRYVRLSLIRSQDDFDILIQRLTQLVSEERQQQNHANNFLQLKKPLMSTLRRGLVY